From a single Cyprinus carpio isolate SPL01 chromosome A3, ASM1834038v1, whole genome shotgun sequence genomic region:
- the LOC109048074 gene encoding uncharacterized protein LOC109048074 isoform X2 has translation MSDECRVCLLGLIFLSSLLTGISGVNETHVFISSGENVRLPCNNALHDCNSTTWLYNRFRDSATVELICLGIKKKDTERHERLSLGSDCSLNIRNISTEDYGSYICRQYVNGEQGPDARVFLHVLHVSSSQTEISAGLSVTLFCQLYSSPQVSCDDWIRSEGIHLFWVNQAGVKLNISDSRYQILSSSDHCIITLNTTLLNEDPNREWRCEVTQRDQVKTSVTYTVKSSARGETPVIAGISVSVTALAVLLAAVLWLIWRKRADNKRGTDGAAVKDENDDKRTYETINMDTPAAARDHEQTDDVTYTEVSSSSKKPVKSLKDHNDTVTYATIR, from the exons ATGTCTGATGAGTGTCGTgtgtgtctgctgggactgatctttctctcttcacttctcacag gtATCAGTGGAGTGAATGAGActcatgtgttcatcagttctggtgaaaatgtccGTCTGCCCTGTAATAATGCTCTTCATGACTGTAACTCAACTACATGGCTCTATAACAGATTCAGAGATTCAGCAACAGTTGAACTGATTTGTTTAGGGATAaagaagaaagacacagagagacatgagagactgagtctggggtctgactgctctctgaacatcagGAACATCTCAACAGAAGATTATGGATCTTACATCTGCAGACAATATGTGAATGGAGAACAAGGGCCTGATGCTCGTGTttttctgcatgttcttcatg tctcatcctcacagactgagatcagtgcaggtcTCTCTGTGACTCTCTTCTGTCAGTTGTATTCATCTCCTCAAGTCTCTTGTGATGATTGGATCCGTTCTGAGGGAATTCATCTGTTCTGGGTGAATCAGGCTGGTGTTAAACTGAATATatcagactccagatatcagatatTATCCTCATCAGATCACTGTATCATCACTCTGAAtacaacactcctgaatgaagatcccaacagagagtggagatgtgAAGTTACTCAGAGAGATCAAGTCAAGACCTCAGTCACATACACTGTCAAGAGTTCAG CTCGGGGTGAAACACCAGTGATAGCAGGGATTTCTGTGTCTGTCACTGCGCTCGCTGTTCTCCTGGCAGCTGTCCTCTGGCTGATCTGGAGAAAAAGAGCCG ATAATAAAAGAGGGACTGATGGAGCGGCG GTTAAAGATGAGAATGATGATAAAAGGACGTATGAGACGATCAACATGGACACTCCTGCTGCTGCGAGAGATCAT gAGCAGACAGATGATGTGACTTACACTGAAGTCTCTTCTTCCAGTAAAAAGCCAGTGAAATCACTCAAA GATCATAATGACACAGTGACTTACGCTACCATCAGATGA
- the LOC109048074 gene encoding uncharacterized protein LOC109048074 isoform X1 — protein sequence MSDECRVCLLGLIFLSSLLTGISGVNETHVFISSGENVRLPCNNALHDCNSTTWLYNRFRDSATVELICLGIKKKDTERHERLSLGSDCSLNIRNISTEDYGSYICRQYVNGEQGPDARVFLHVLHVSSSQTEISAGLSVTLFCQLYSSPQVSCDDWIRSEGIHLFWVNQAGVKLNISDSRYQILSSSDHCIITLNTTLLNEDPNREWRCEVTQRDQVKTSVTYTVKSSARGETPVIAGISVSVTALAVLLAAVLWLIWRKRADNKRGTDGAAVSSVKDENDDKRTYETINMDTPAAARDHEQTDDVTYTEVSSSSKKPVKSLKDHNDTVTYATIR from the exons ATGTCTGATGAGTGTCGTgtgtgtctgctgggactgatctttctctcttcacttctcacag gtATCAGTGGAGTGAATGAGActcatgtgttcatcagttctggtgaaaatgtccGTCTGCCCTGTAATAATGCTCTTCATGACTGTAACTCAACTACATGGCTCTATAACAGATTCAGAGATTCAGCAACAGTTGAACTGATTTGTTTAGGGATAaagaagaaagacacagagagacatgagagactgagtctggggtctgactgctctctgaacatcagGAACATCTCAACAGAAGATTATGGATCTTACATCTGCAGACAATATGTGAATGGAGAACAAGGGCCTGATGCTCGTGTttttctgcatgttcttcatg tctcatcctcacagactgagatcagtgcaggtcTCTCTGTGACTCTCTTCTGTCAGTTGTATTCATCTCCTCAAGTCTCTTGTGATGATTGGATCCGTTCTGAGGGAATTCATCTGTTCTGGGTGAATCAGGCTGGTGTTAAACTGAATATatcagactccagatatcagatatTATCCTCATCAGATCACTGTATCATCACTCTGAAtacaacactcctgaatgaagatcccaacagagagtggagatgtgAAGTTACTCAGAGAGATCAAGTCAAGACCTCAGTCACATACACTGTCAAGAGTTCAG CTCGGGGTGAAACACCAGTGATAGCAGGGATTTCTGTGTCTGTCACTGCGCTCGCTGTTCTCCTGGCAGCTGTCCTCTGGCTGATCTGGAGAAAAAGAGCCG ATAATAAAAGAGGGACTGATGGAGCGGCGGTGAGTTCG GTTAAAGATGAGAATGATGATAAAAGGACGTATGAGACGATCAACATGGACACTCCTGCTGCTGCGAGAGATCAT gAGCAGACAGATGATGTGACTTACACTGAAGTCTCTTCTTCCAGTAAAAAGCCAGTGAAATCACTCAAA GATCATAATGACACAGTGACTTACGCTACCATCAGATGA